The Candidatus Wallbacteria bacterium genome window below encodes:
- a CDS encoding HEAT repeat domain-containing protein, with protein MKCPHCGADNVDNSKFCVECGAGLDEGGKANLDIGGLKAKVKSEKGDGIDAMIREEDDLFDLDLNLDKNSKSSNKDDEDIFRELGLVEENDSGKDARKGKESGEISIQSNFLNEDSNFLNDVPSKEVPSKKASEPKKETTDSAEDDFFKELDLSDSQPSIDVKSESGDLKDDMSSSGEIKLDLLESSVQKPPSAQITDSKKSFDELFAGGDEEKYDELLPKKKEDSADNGFDFSLDSKPQPEAKAAKPSTSKDEGDLDIKMGDDAEFSLDDEGSDDDFSDLLPPKAEEGKKAEEMDFDLSGEDKEKGEFSFETEKFSLDEPAAESEEEPLFDASAVKTLFASPEEPKVKKPENADLKTEVPQSTVTPSKKTKIPPPAVSREESDLSRILPELTPEPEIPEIKSQIEPEISSDEAEPVIVESVPGGPAKGKEAVPVIERVRKKMQAEEEREREGEESQEEEIQVPEEEDEQKHLENLLFRLQQESNDDEKYAIIQELGEHKAENGVKPILDILNQDNLDLREAAIEALGDIGSGLATDPLLKMLVQEGNEDICYLLIKALGKIGSVQAVEHLLLVLNNENDDLVYVAAESLGKIGDERAVDGLIPLLKEKSGDLRFVAAKALGKIKSRKAIPALNKLADDPVDEVRSAVCEALGLLRAEESLDVLVSQLSDQNDDVKLKAVWALGEIRRREIVNSISILLKDLNERIRKEAAVALGKIGDPFSCESLIEALADVQDEVRLAACESLGLLKTPRAVAPLIKLLSENIAPELKQKAIIALGEIGDEEATETVIQHLDDKDERLREQSVIALGKIGNRMATEALIEVIDDANDEVRKQSVIALGVIKNEMAISRLIRKLSDENVVVSEEAVDALVKFKEQATEALVEFLPGSKSDIKSKVIRVFSRTGDIRTIMPLVRLLDSNDKKIKALTVDALLSIDRAVMESRKMILVMRESYSWLRFTIAQCLIREKDSRVSGMLVSILKDTIRAKDLEELRGLEDENIFCTVREVLNGMQRNVAELLGKFGNEQAVDQLIEVLSESESIAKYWAVFALGELGNSKAIEVLIGLLKHKTDGVDYYEIANALVKIGEQKIVRILLEELTVADDYAKESIIYTLGEFKDVRAIEPLVRSLKDSNEQLRKVAVEALGKIGSALAVEPLVKVLRDSNEKIRMTIIETLGALRDPRAVEPLTESLGDKSETIRIRIIESLGNIEDHRVVPIILKSINDQSDLVRAKAARILGEKKDRRALESLYKLLDDPDNRVREEAVEALGKIGDTGAITPLVKNLSLENMWIKNKIFEAISQFGEQAIPLLVKCLKNDDQVLRDNSTEILSMIQNNQLEKILIKMLYDRNRFMREHSALVLGNIKSVGSCDSLIELLSDRSKSVRGAVCKSLGRISDVRAIPPLKEALKDESREVREQAKLALNKIYEKNRI; from the coding sequence GCAAGGAGTCCGGGGAAATTTCCATTCAGTCCAATTTTCTCAATGAAGACAGCAATTTTCTGAATGATGTCCCTTCCAAAGAAGTACCTTCCAAAAAGGCATCTGAACCCAAGAAGGAAACCACAGATTCCGCTGAAGATGATTTTTTCAAGGAACTGGATCTTTCGGATTCCCAGCCATCAATTGACGTGAAATCCGAATCCGGAGATCTGAAGGATGACATGAGTTCTTCCGGCGAGATTAAGCTGGACTTGCTGGAAAGCAGCGTCCAGAAGCCGCCCTCTGCCCAAATCACTGATTCCAAGAAATCATTCGATGAACTTTTTGCGGGTGGTGACGAGGAAAAATACGATGAGCTTCTGCCAAAGAAAAAAGAAGATAGCGCAGATAACGGATTTGATTTTTCTCTGGACAGTAAACCACAGCCGGAAGCTAAAGCTGCGAAACCATCAACCAGCAAAGATGAAGGCGATTTAGACATTAAAATGGGTGATGACGCAGAATTCAGTCTTGACGATGAAGGCTCGGATGACGATTTCAGCGATCTTCTGCCACCTAAAGCTGAGGAGGGGAAGAAAGCCGAAGAGATGGATTTCGATCTCAGCGGCGAAGATAAAGAAAAAGGAGAGTTCTCATTTGAAACCGAGAAATTCAGCCTGGATGAACCGGCAGCTGAATCTGAAGAAGAACCACTTTTCGACGCGAGCGCAGTCAAAACGCTTTTCGCTTCCCCTGAAGAACCCAAAGTAAAAAAACCGGAAAATGCTGACTTGAAGACTGAAGTACCTCAATCAACAGTCACTCCTTCCAAGAAAACAAAGATTCCACCGCCTGCAGTTTCCAGGGAAGAGTCAGATCTTTCCAGAATCCTGCCCGAACTGACACCGGAACCGGAAATACCTGAAATTAAATCGCAGATCGAACCTGAGATCAGCTCTGATGAAGCTGAACCTGTAATCGTGGAGAGCGTACCCGGCGGTCCGGCCAAGGGTAAAGAAGCAGTTCCCGTGATTGAGCGCGTCAGGAAAAAGATGCAGGCAGAGGAAGAACGGGAACGTGAAGGAGAAGAGTCCCAGGAAGAAGAAATCCAGGTTCCGGAAGAGGAAGATGAACAGAAACACCTTGAAAATCTGCTCTTCAGGTTGCAGCAGGAATCGAATGACGACGAGAAATATGCCATCATACAGGAACTCGGTGAACATAAAGCCGAAAACGGTGTTAAACCTATTCTGGATATTTTAAATCAGGACAACCTGGATCTGCGGGAAGCAGCGATTGAAGCGCTTGGCGATATCGGTTCAGGCCTCGCTACCGACCCCCTGCTTAAAATGCTGGTGCAGGAAGGAAATGAGGATATCTGCTATCTGCTGATCAAGGCTCTGGGAAAGATTGGATCAGTCCAGGCTGTGGAACACCTGCTGCTGGTTCTGAATAATGAAAATGATGATCTGGTGTATGTAGCTGCCGAATCACTAGGAAAGATCGGTGATGAGCGTGCTGTGGATGGATTGATTCCGCTCCTGAAAGAAAAAAGCGGCGACTTGCGCTTTGTGGCTGCTAAAGCCCTGGGGAAAATTAAAAGCCGTAAGGCTATCCCGGCCCTTAATAAGCTGGCTGACGACCCGGTCGACGAGGTCAGAAGTGCCGTCTGCGAAGCTCTCGGCCTCCTGCGGGCCGAAGAATCTCTGGATGTGCTGGTTAGTCAGCTCTCAGACCAGAACGATGATGTCAAACTCAAAGCTGTCTGGGCGCTTGGTGAAATCCGCCGTCGAGAGATAGTAAACTCGATTTCCATATTATTGAAGGATCTCAATGAAAGGATCCGCAAGGAAGCGGCCGTAGCACTCGGAAAAATCGGTGATCCGTTTTCCTGCGAATCCCTGATCGAAGCTCTGGCTGACGTACAGGATGAAGTGCGCCTTGCAGCCTGCGAGTCCCTGGGACTTTTGAAAACACCACGCGCGGTGGCTCCCCTGATCAAACTGTTGAGCGAGAATATCGCACCTGAATTGAAGCAGAAAGCCATCATCGCGCTTGGCGAGATCGGCGATGAGGAAGCCACTGAAACAGTGATCCAGCATCTGGATGACAAGGATGAACGGCTGCGCGAACAGTCTGTGATCGCTCTTGGCAAGATCGGTAACCGCATGGCAACCGAAGCTTTGATCGAAGTGATCGACGATGCCAACGATGAAGTCAGAAAACAGTCTGTAATTGCGCTGGGAGTGATCAAGAACGAGATGGCTATCTCCAGGCTCATTCGAAAACTGTCAGATGAGAATGTTGTGGTGAGCGAAGAAGCTGTAGATGCGCTGGTCAAATTCAAGGAACAGGCCACTGAAGCCCTGGTGGAATTTCTTCCCGGCTCAAAAAGTGACATCAAGTCCAAAGTAATCCGTGTGTTCTCCAGAACTGGAGACATCAGGACAATCATGCCGCTGGTCAGGCTTCTGGACAGCAATGACAAGAAAATCAAGGCTCTTACCGTGGATGCCCTGCTCTCAATCGACAGGGCAGTGATGGAAAGCCGCAAGATGATCCTGGTGATGAGGGAATCATATTCATGGCTGCGCTTCACCATCGCCCAGTGCCTGATCCGGGAAAAAGATTCCAGGGTATCCGGGATGCTGGTTTCGATCCTGAAAGATACAATCCGCGCCAAAGATCTGGAAGAACTGCGAGGTCTTGAAGACGAAAATATTTTCTGCACTGTCCGGGAAGTATTGAACGGCATGCAGAGAAATGTGGCCGAACTGCTCGGAAAATTCGGTAACGAGCAGGCGGTGGACCAGCTGATCGAAGTGCTGTCCGAATCTGAGTCAATCGCTAAATACTGGGCCGTGTTTGCTCTCGGGGAACTCGGCAATTCCAAGGCAATCGAAGTGCTGATAGGGCTTTTGAAGCATAAAACCGATGGCGTTGATTACTATGAAATAGCCAATGCCCTGGTGAAAATCGGGGAGCAGAAAATTGTGCGTATCTTACTTGAGGAGCTTACCGTGGCGGATGATTATGCCAAGGAAAGCATTATTTACACGCTGGGCGAATTCAAAGATGTGCGTGCGATTGAACCATTGGTCAGAAGCCTCAAGGACTCCAACGAGCAGTTGCGCAAGGTCGCTGTGGAAGCCCTTGGCAAGATCGGTTCCGCGCTGGCAGTGGAACCACTGGTCAAAGTCCTGCGCGACTCCAACGAAAAGATCCGGATGACGATCATCGAGACCCTTGGCGCGCTCCGGGATCCGAGAGCAGTGGAACCGCTCACGGAATCTCTGGGTGACAAGAGCGAAACGATCAGGATCAGGATCATTGAATCCCTCGGGAATATTGAAGACCACAGAGTGGTGCCGATCATTCTGAAGAGCATCAATGACCAGAGCGATCTGGTACGGGCGAAAGCCGCCAGAATCCTGGGTGAGAAGAAGGACCGCAGAGCTCTGGAAAGTCTGTACAAGCTGCTGGACGATCCGGACAACCGCGTGCGGGAAGAAGCCGTGGAAGCACTCGGCAAAATCGGAGATACAGGTGCGATTACACCGCTGGTCAAGAACCTCAGCCTGGAGAACATGTGGATCAAGAACAAGATTTTCGAGGCAATCAGCCAGTTTGGCGAACAGGCTATCCCGCTGCTGGTGAAATGCCTGAAGAACGACGACCAGGTGCTGCGGGACAATTCCACAGAGATCCTGTCCATGATTCAGAACAATCAGCTGGAAAAGATCCTGATTAAGATGCTGTATGACCGCAACCGATTCATGAGGGAACATTCAGCGCTGGTGCTGGGAAACATCAAGAGTGTGGGATCCTGCGACTCTCTGATCGAACTGCTCTCTGACCGCAGCAAGAGCGTGCGCGGGGCTGTCTGCAAATCCCTCGGCAGGATCTCCGATGTGCGGGCCATTCCGCCGCTCAAGGAAGCCCTGAAGGACGAAAGCCGCGAAGTCAGGGAACAGGCTAAACTTGCATTGAACAAAATTTACGAGAAGAACAGGATCTGA